One Balaenoptera acutorostrata chromosome 5, mBalAcu1.1, whole genome shotgun sequence genomic window, CTGATGCCACAGAAAGCCTCAGTCCCActtgcccattctcctcctccaTTCACTCCTTTCCTTTGCCTCAACAGCATTCCAGTGCTGGGAACGGATGTGACCATGAACCGCGGTGCCTCCTTGTCTACTTTCACGGCAGggcccttccctccacccattcCTGGCGCCCAGCACCGGCCACCCTGGCAGCAGCACCTGCCACGTCCCATCACCCCAGCATTCCCTCCTGGCAGCAGCCTGCTGCTGCCAGCTTTCCCCAGGACGCCTATGGTGGCTAATGGTGGCCGTGGCCCCAGTGCCCCTGGGGCTTGCAACCTCACTGTCCAAGTCAGGTCACAAGGGAGGACAGTGGAGGCCCCCCAGACTCAGACCTTTGTCGTTACTCAGGCCCCCCTCACCTGGAGCGCTCCAGGGGCCCTCAGCAGGAGTGCTGCATGTCCTGCACCCGTATTCATAGCAACCCCTGTGATGGGGACCGTTGTGACTGCTTCAGCTGTTGGAGTTAgtcaggctggcaagggaggctggaccccaggctttcctcctcaagctccaccaccagctgcccagccggcccctatcattcgcccagtgaaccctgggccatggccacatggcacttccagggagggccgcctggccaccaaccagtccaacgcctcgcaggatggctcctctaacACCAAGAGCGAGTACAGTAACTTCCTACGTTGGCAGCACGTCAAGCCCCTGGCCCGGAGACACTTTTGcctgagtcctgatgcagaagctttttcctgctttctcgtGTGAGTGAACGCTCAGAGGGTGCTGAGCTTATGGGAGCTTTTAGATgaagaggaactggggatggactcgcacgttaggtttctagggatactggaaggaaggtgtgagggcgatgtccgtgctatgagaaggcacactgtcggtcacatgggtgggcctgccagtccgtgacatcaGGACTGACATGTGCCCCATCTCAACtggccccaccaccctgtgagtctggccagcttgctcttccatgattctcatggtaatGTGGACTGAAgacttgcagtcagagagggccgtggtgtaaggtgaggagccaaggagtggatgccgccctctcctgtggtgccgtCTCCTTCATACAGGACTTGCGTGTACGTGGCCGGGGGAGGtcacttcagaggagggggaggagcgcggggcccaggagagcgctttatgcatgcctccacttcgttgtgcagaattccactaggaacagggtgatggtagagctctcctaagggcgtgggctctctcccactagagttgtgagcctggcaggcatttccatcctaaacctccggtccctcgtaaaaaggggacaattacacttcactcagaggactgtgcagaagactccttgggctaatctatgaagTGTTAGCAGATTGCTTGGCACATGCCACGCCTCATTGATGATAGTGATTTTTATgatgaaaatgcagccttgaagaggaaaagagctccccaaggcacaatgtcccagctctagcctgggagtggatggtcatccttgagtgagtgtgaggcggtgacagcagtggccgggaaggcttgtctttACCCTCCCAGACACctgcctctcaccctcctgttgctcagtcatGCTGGGTTGAGTGATGTGTGGGTACATTggcgggtggggtcaggcaggtgggggctgggctggtcCCGGAGACTAACCCCGAGGGCTTACAGCCCAGTGCTTCGATCCCTGGCCCACCTGAATCCCACcatgccgctggaggagggactgcggagggccgtgcaggaatggcggCGCAGGAGCAACCTTGACCGGATGATCTACTACGAGACGGCGCaaaagtgagtcagcgtcctgggcccaggggctgcgtggagggtgaggcgAGTGGGTGAGGGCAGGATCTGGACGTGGGGGTgctcatcagagaggacagaggagaagggctgtcacccagcacagggtccccgcagcccaggggccctactgTCCTCCAGAAACCCCTCCTTCACCTGgagagtttgagacttctgtccttcctccaccaggagctctgccctcccctgattttgacctacccttaccttgacatgaaggtctcaggacggggcagggtgaagctgtgagtccagtaggggtccaactccggccatatgggctgggccggggaaagagctccacccgccagcctgctgcttccttagtggtgggtggctggcggccactaacatagatttgggaccacctctcctcatgaaaagtgccctgagtgggtaccctggcatccctgaagaggctggggaagccagctgtcgtcggcccaagggtctctggcccttccagtgtttgctccatggtaatccccttggtttaagaaacaaaagcaaacaaacgagcgcctctcacaagaagggaaggcctctcctctaagctcagcatccacatcgtccagcctctcctgggccctgtctccaggtctatgttccaggaggctcagtcctagcccagggtcctggattcgggcaaggacccctgtggggaacacatgcctgttccagcctctggctgtcagcccttcatgtggttctggatggggacgggggcatgaggagggtgccccctgggtcagccatgtgtcccgttgacctggttcaattcagcgacctgggtctatgctgttgaatgccctccagtgctggtgaggcaggaagggtcccagatcttgtgatcacttccaggagcagctctctgctgtggacagcacctcacagggccCTGACGGCCCCAAGGCACGTCCTCTCCCAGTGCCTCATtcttggctgcctttgttgggctccagaacccaggcctttttctcagggtggcctgtgtctccgtcaccccccaggttcatggaatttgcggccgaggaggagatgcacattcagaatttgcagtggatgcaggacctgcctcctccagccccaccgaagctggatcctcgggtgcccccagccccgaaagtgggccttcagccaggcacccaggttcccactggagctgaaggcacaggtaacaggggcctagggttggccaccgtccccatgtggatccttttctttcaagacaggggcattggtctttcaaccaaaacagccaccgaggcggggggttggggggatggggtctcagctgccctttgtcactacggggtattgacttggtcagttttataactcctctcacacctccctgtcaaaggaCCCCACACTAAGTCTGCCTAAGAAGTGGGCTTGATGGGGAGACCcctagaaaattggaggttccccacttccttacttgtgaccctcttagatgaccccctaacctcccctctccaactgtgcatgaggcttcagatggtcctgacccctcccacacccacatcaacgtcccccaaacaatgccctcaccaacgtgcgctcggtggtcaggaggtggaccgggagtccctcaccttccttcccttcctcctgctctgcctcagcctgtgctcccaggatgtccagccgcagggcccagccctcgcacccgaagccacacagatcccaggGGAACCCGGAGCCCAAGGCGCCCAAGGAGATTCCccctgaggctgtgagggaggatgtggacaggatggaggcgCTGGTGGGGCCCGTCCACTCAGCCCCAGGCAAGTCACATGAagaatgtggaaaggacggaaatgagcTGAAGCAGGAAGACGACGACACCTACTTGGACCCGTGTCTCTTGAGCTACACTGACGAGCTGCGTTCCCGGGAACactctgtcaccaaggtaggctgggcctggagcctggggtctacaagatgccagggcatggaactctcagcacccaagatctgggttctgctcaggccgatgggacttaagctcagctccttgttcctgagcctggtgttaggggaggtttacgcagatgtatgtgtgtatatgtttgtgtctgtgtgtatgcctttgtgtgtctgtgtatgtgcatctgtatatgtgctcttttgtgtgtgactgtgtatgtgcatgtttgtctgtgtgtgtgtgtgtgtgtgtgtgtgtgtgtgtgtgctgaccatccccgccttgtggaggagagtgggggtgggtctctgcttttcactttccctcctggtcttcttgtgtcacaggccactcctggccaaggatgctcacagcctcttctttctgtccgaggtggaggcagtcattcaTCCTCGAGTCCCGGCAGAATTGTCttccccagacccacagctggatctctcggcccttgctgaggagctgaagcaggaggaagcactcacccctgaagaagtgagccaggggagggagagggacacttagggagccaggggactccaggggaggggggaccccaggtgacccaggggacaggggaaaccaggtggcccaggggagccagaggagggagggatcgcaggtagaacaggggagacaagggacacccaggaag contains:
- the LOC130708202 gene encoding NUT family member 2G-like → KAEAVAPTRELRAGCSPACCRCHERPPLPSHARLGRRRGEGPLPHRQGGNPCGLRGRGLGGRRRRPAAGHRLEERLPDEPAPLGGRVLPGAHPQSPAAHSALGIPVLGTDVTMNRGASLSTFTAGPFPPPIPGAQHRPPWQQHLPRPITPAFPPGSSLLLPAFPRTPMVANGGRGPSAPGACNLTVQVRSQGRTVEAPQTQTFVVTQAPLTWSAPGALSRSAACPAPVFIATPVMGTVVTASAVGVSQAGKGGWTPGFPPQAPPPAAQPAPIIRPVNPGPWPHGTSREGRLATNQSNASQDGSSNTKSEYSNFLRWQHVKPLARRHFCLSPDAEAFSCFLVPVLRSLAHLNPTMPLEEGLRRAVQEWRRRSNLDRMIYYETAQKFMEFAAEEEMHIQNLQWMQDLPPPAPPKLRRAQPSHPKPHRSQGNPEPKAPKEIPPEAVREDVDRMEALVGPVHSAPGKSHEECGKDGNELKQEDDDTYLDPCLLSYTDELRSREHSVTKVEAVIHPRVPAELSSPDPQLDLSALAEELKQEEALTPEELVPKRLLALKEDEGGLAAPSHSAPGMGSSPSESHAGQGAQRHDQDRHRGVSDEACPPEIDFEALHRPNRADTGPFGPKVFVPSRGRQEVSPSRAGRPSSPQGQRRTGPRLGPRDASVIREASPVREARGPRDAASEDEEAFPSLASLLASLPSLPPCRLSQSPAPASGLASPGGWGAQSAPQAPSPQRRGLSPAPPAAPKSRKRALGGRPAAAEKLPIPGAAHGVSARPALALGLARPSQPGKRKRDPFVIGKRRNRKRKRCSQ